Proteins encoded by one window of Electrophorus electricus isolate fEleEle1 chromosome 17, fEleEle1.pri, whole genome shotgun sequence:
- the smfn gene encoding small fragment nuclease isoform X1, producing MSALIRTPACGFRALFFSCLGTVTPFGRTLCNVDFTFQRSYQHYSRSTLIANGLKSKGRDLRKMSASPSPAESMTQRMVWVDLEMTGLDIEKDQIIEMACIITDSDLNILAEGPNLIISQPNELLESMSDWCKEHHGKSGLTQAVRDSKITLRQAEYEFLSFIRQHTPPGHCPLAGNSVHADKRFLDKYMPQFMRHLHYRIVDVSTVKELCRWEQLQTFCFQRFRCSAKAAQAISMESCSICQFWLNNKMSDFYKGLWSSTCKSDDLSALLFPVCCDQALVSRGLQTSTTEESITQGAGRHS from the exons ATGTCGGCGCTTATAAGAACTCCAGCGTGTGGTTTCAGAGCTTTATTTTTCAGCTGCTTGGGCACCGTTACCCCGTTTGGTAGGACACTCTGCAACGTAGACTTTACATTTCAAAGGTCATATCAACATTATTCGCGCAGCACGTTAATCGCCAATGGTCTGAAGTCAAAGGGAAGGGACCTCAGAAAAATGTCAGCTTCACCATCACCAGCAGAGTCCATGACCCAAAGGATGGTGTGGGTAGACCTGGAG ATGACGGGACTTGACATTGAAAAGGACCAGATTATTGAAATGGCATGTATTATTACAGATTCGGACTTGAACATCCTAGCAGAG GGTCCAAATTTGATAATCAGTCAGCCAAATGAGCTTCTTGAAAGCATGTCAGACTGGTGCAAGGAACACCACGGCAAA TCAGGGCTGACCCAAGCTGTGCGAGACAGTAAGATCACGCTCCGGCAGGCGGAGTACGAGTTCCTCTCCTTCATCAGGCAGCACACCCCACCTGGTCACTGCCCGCTTGCAG GGAACTCCGTGCATGCTGATAAGCGGTTCCTGGACAAGTACATGCCCCAGTTCATGCGGCACCTCCACTATCGCATCGTTGATGTGAGCACGGTGAAGGAGCTCTGTAG GTGGGAACAGCTGCAGACATTCTGTTTCCAAAGGTTCCGCTGCTCTGCTAAGGCTGCACAGGCCATTTCCATGGAGTCATGCAGCATTTGTCAGTTTTGGTTGAACAACAAAATGTCAGATTTTTACAAGGGCCTCTGGAGCAGCACTTGCAAATCAGATGACCTCAGTGCACTTTTGTTTCCAGTGTGCTGTGACCAG GCGCTGGTTTCCAGAGGACTACAGACTAGCACCACAGAAGAGAGCATCACACAG GGCGCTGGACGACATTCATGA
- the smfn gene encoding small fragment nuclease isoform X3, which translates to MTGLDIEKDQIIEMACIITDSDLNILAEGPNLIISQPNELLESMSDWCKEHHGKSGLTQAVRDSKITLRQAEYEFLSFIRQHTPPGHCPLAGNSVHADKRFLDKYMPQFMRHLHYRIVDVSTVKELCRWEQLQTFCFQRFRCSAKAAQAISMESCSICQFWLNNKMSDFYKGLWSSTCKSDDLSALLFPVCCDQALVSRGLQTSTTEESITQGAGRHS; encoded by the exons ATGACGGGACTTGACATTGAAAAGGACCAGATTATTGAAATGGCATGTATTATTACAGATTCGGACTTGAACATCCTAGCAGAG GGTCCAAATTTGATAATCAGTCAGCCAAATGAGCTTCTTGAAAGCATGTCAGACTGGTGCAAGGAACACCACGGCAAA TCAGGGCTGACCCAAGCTGTGCGAGACAGTAAGATCACGCTCCGGCAGGCGGAGTACGAGTTCCTCTCCTTCATCAGGCAGCACACCCCACCTGGTCACTGCCCGCTTGCAG GGAACTCCGTGCATGCTGATAAGCGGTTCCTGGACAAGTACATGCCCCAGTTCATGCGGCACCTCCACTATCGCATCGTTGATGTGAGCACGGTGAAGGAGCTCTGTAG GTGGGAACAGCTGCAGACATTCTGTTTCCAAAGGTTCCGCTGCTCTGCTAAGGCTGCACAGGCCATTTCCATGGAGTCATGCAGCATTTGTCAGTTTTGGTTGAACAACAAAATGTCAGATTTTTACAAGGGCCTCTGGAGCAGCACTTGCAAATCAGATGACCTCAGTGCACTTTTGTTTCCAGTGTGCTGTGACCAG GCGCTGGTTTCCAGAGGACTACAGACTAGCACCACAGAAGAGAGCATCACACAG GGCGCTGGACGACATTCATGA
- the smfn gene encoding small fragment nuclease isoform X2 — translation MSALIRTPACGFRALFFSCLGTVTPFGRTLCNVDFTFQRSYQHYSRSTLIANGLKSKGRDLRKMSASPSPAESMTQRMVWVDLEMTGLDIEKDQIIEMACIITDSDLNILAEGPNLIISQPNELLESMSDWCKEHHGKSGLTQAVRDSKITLRQAEYEFLSFIRQHTPPGHCPLAGNSVHADKRFLDKYMPQFMRHLHYRIVDVSTVKELCRRWFPEDYRLAPQKRASHRALDDIHESIKELKYYRANVFKAELEKKRKIVENGDKTCMA, via the exons ATGTCGGCGCTTATAAGAACTCCAGCGTGTGGTTTCAGAGCTTTATTTTTCAGCTGCTTGGGCACCGTTACCCCGTTTGGTAGGACACTCTGCAACGTAGACTTTACATTTCAAAGGTCATATCAACATTATTCGCGCAGCACGTTAATCGCCAATGGTCTGAAGTCAAAGGGAAGGGACCTCAGAAAAATGTCAGCTTCACCATCACCAGCAGAGTCCATGACCCAAAGGATGGTGTGGGTAGACCTGGAG ATGACGGGACTTGACATTGAAAAGGACCAGATTATTGAAATGGCATGTATTATTACAGATTCGGACTTGAACATCCTAGCAGAG GGTCCAAATTTGATAATCAGTCAGCCAAATGAGCTTCTTGAAAGCATGTCAGACTGGTGCAAGGAACACCACGGCAAA TCAGGGCTGACCCAAGCTGTGCGAGACAGTAAGATCACGCTCCGGCAGGCGGAGTACGAGTTCCTCTCCTTCATCAGGCAGCACACCCCACCTGGTCACTGCCCGCTTGCAG GGAACTCCGTGCATGCTGATAAGCGGTTCCTGGACAAGTACATGCCCCAGTTCATGCGGCACCTCCACTATCGCATCGTTGATGTGAGCACGGTGAAGGAGCTCTGTAG GCGCTGGTTTCCAGAGGACTACAGACTAGCACCACAGAAGAGAGCATCACACAG GGCGCTGGACGACATTCATGAGAGCATCAAAGAACTCAAATATTACAGAGCAAATGTTTTCAAAGCGGAGttggagaaaaagaggaaaatcgTAGAAAATGGAGACAAAACATGTATGGCTTAA